Below is a window of Aphelocoma coerulescens isolate FSJ_1873_10779 chromosome 29, UR_Acoe_1.0, whole genome shotgun sequence DNA.
ACGTGGCAACCGTCTCCTAGCAACCGTCTCCTAGCAACCGTCTCTTAGCAACGCCCCCCGCCCTCtctgccccccctccccccgggcTCAgcgattatttttttaactggaatTCGGGAATTTGGCAGGAAAaccacgcccccccccccccgcccccccggccccacTGCACAAACCCCGgggaccgggacccccccggggcggggggggggttcggggggggggtccccagagcccctccccctcctgctcctcccctcccccccccggcaCCTCAGGGATCTGCTCAGCAATCAGTGATGGCTCGAGGgacgggacccccccccggacccccccccgggaccccggggtgcccccccctccccgggtGCCCCCCCCAAGCCAGGACCTCTTGCACTGAGGGCAGCGAGCCCCGCACACGCCCCGGGGggggccccaaaaatccccccctcccccccctttcccctccccccccccccccactccgGGCCCAGCCCATTGCAATAACGCGGGGGGGCCGGGGCACCCCCCCTGTAAATAAcgcccccccccctccttcACACAGACATGGTACGGCCCCACAAGCACtgtgcccccctccccaaaatcctgcaCCCCCCCAGcactgtgacccccccccccaaacctgcACCCCCCATCACTGTGACCCCCccccaccaaaatcccagagccccccatcactgtgacccccccccccccaaaaaccttgGTActgcccccggcccccccaTCACTGTGAcccccctcccaaaatcctgcaCCCCCCTTCACTGCTCCCCCCCACTATCACTGTGCCCCCCCTTATCACTGTGCCCCCCCCTTATCACTACAGCCCCCCCCCGGCACTGTAGCCCCCCCAAACCTTGCactgccccccccccaaaccttgCACTGACCCCCCCTCACTGTGACCCCCCCCCAGCACTGAACCCCCCCAGTTTTGGGGGCCCCCCCCAGTCCAAACTGTGACTAAAGCGAAGCAATAGCGGgcgggggggggttgggggtccccgtgccccccccccagcacctgcctgtccccgtgccccccccccccccagcttcACCCCAATAAATGACGAGGTTTGAGCTCCTGCTCTCGTGGctgggggggccccgggggggttttggggtgtcctgggaggGTCCTGGAGGGGCCCCGGAGGGGTTTGAGGGGTCCccagggagtttggggggtcctggggggtttaaAGTGTCCCGAGAAGGGTCCAGGGGAAACgccaggggggtcagggggtccccagggggggttgggggattcCTGGGAGGGCCCCAaagtggttttgggggtccccaggggggtcccaggtgggtctgggggtccctggaggggtttggggcatCTCCAGGGGGGTCCGgggtgggtctgggggtccctggggggggttgtggggtccccaggggggtcccaggtggatctgggggtccctgggggggggtttGTGGGGTCCCCAGGTGGGTCCCAGGCAGGGTGGGgagggtccctgtcccccctttgtgtcccttgtccccacccctgtgtccccccccagccccccaggtgcattggggacccccccggcgACACCCCCTGATtgagggggggggtccccaaacccccccagaccctcccgGACCCCCCCATCCCAGGGCGGCGCAGGCACAGACGAGGCAGcacacggggctggggggggcacCGGCGtgttgggggtcccgggggggtcccgggggggtcctgggggtcccgggggggtcccgggggggtccccctAACGCAGCAACGACCACTTGATCTGTTCCTTCGCCGACTGCAGCACCTGGGGGTGCACAGGCGGGTAcggggggggcacctggggatgggggggggcacctggggggggactgggacacctctgggaggggtttggggggggaccagggggattttggggagcccAGGGGGATTTTAGGAAGGGTATGGGGGGGCGgcaggaggtttttgggggattccacggggttttggggtggtcccgggggggttttgggggattccaGGGGTTTCTGGGGGGTTCTTGGGGGATTCCAGGGgtttctgggggggttttgggggggtctcaggggtttctggggggtcccagggggttttgggggggattccagggggttttggggggtcccagggagttttggggcattccagggggttttggggtagtCCTGGGCGGTTTTTGGTGGGGGATCccgggagttttggggggatcccaggggtttttgggggggtcccaggggtcctACCTGTGACACCGTCTGCTCAGTCAGGGGCACATCCTCGCCCTGTGACAATGGGGACGGGGGGGGACAATGGGTGCCTGGCGCAGGGGGGGCACCCAGAGCCCCCCCTCAGCTCTGTCCcaccccctgagaccccccaaaaaccccccaaacgcccccaaaaaaccccagatccCCCATACCCGCACGGCCACGCGGTGCACGACCTGCTGGGGGTCACTCTCCAGGATGACCCTGAGGGGACAGAAGAGACCCCTcagcacctggggggggggggtcccaggcagTGAGGGGGGGTGACAGACCCCAGGAAGGGGGTGACAGACcccagggggggtcccaggcagTGAGGGGGGGGGGTGACAGACCCCTGGGGGGGTGACAGACCCCAGGAAGGGGGTGACAGACCCCAGGATGGGGGTGACAGACcccagggggggtcccaggcagTGAGGGGGGGGGTGACAGACCCCCAAGGGGGGGTGACAGACCCCCAGGGGGGGTGACAGACCCCAGGATGGGGGTGACAGACcccagggggggtcccaggcagTGAGGGGGGGGTGACAGACCCCCAAGGGGGGGTGACAGACCCCCGGGGGGGTGGGTGACAGACCCCAGGAGGGTCCCAGGCCCACCCTCCGTCCACGATCTCATCCACAGCCAGGAACAGCCCCTCCATGTTGTCcagcagcgcccggcgctccaCGTTCTTcctggggggggatggggggacacggcTGGGAACCCCCCAtcggggacaccccaggacacggggacacccccaaacgaagcctcctccccctcctcgaggctcccccaaactccccctccccacctgtgccagggccctttggggacaccaaaacccccaggtgtcccccaggtgcccctcgggatgcccaggtgcccccacgtgtcccccaggtgtccctcaggatgcccaggtgtcccccaggtgtccctcagGATGCCCAGGtgctcccaggtgtcccccaggtgtccctcaggatgcccaggtgtcccccaggtgcccctcaggtgtcccccaggtgcccctTGGGATGCCCAGGTGCCCCCGGGGAtctcccaggtgtcccccaggtgtccctcaggatgcccaggtgcccccagggatcccccaggtgtccctcaggatgcccaggtgtcccccaggtgcccctcaGGAtgtccaggtgcccccaggtgtccccaggtgcccctcaggatgcccaggtgcccccaggtgccccccaggtgccccccgtACCGCAGCATTTGGCTCAGGGAGTCGAACAGGCAGTTGAGCACGGCCGTGAGCATcagctggggacagcggggtcaaaaaggggggacagtggggtcaCACAgagggacagcggggtcacacagaggggggacattggggtcacACAgagggacagcggggtcacacagggacagcggggtcacacagaggggacattggggtcacacagaggggacagtggggtcacacacagggacagtggggtcacacagaggggacattggggtcacacagggggacattggggtcacagagaggggacagcggggtcacaCGGGGTCACAGGGAGCGTCCCCCctgccaccccagtgtccccctgctcTGCCACCCCTCTTTGTCCCCCCGCCACCCCTGTGTGTCCTCCCCacgtcccccatgtccccccagcCTCCACGTGTCCCCTCCCATTCCCACGCCCCTCATGCCTTCCATGTGCCCCGAATGTCCCCATGACATCCCcacagtgtccctgtgtccccaggcccccgtgtccctgtgtgtgtccccgcagtgtccccaACATCCCCATGTCCCTACAGTGTCCCCAAcgtccccacagtgtccccacagtgcccccaacgtccccagtgttcccacagtgtccccaatgtccccacagttcccccatgtccccacaatgtccccaaCGTCCTCAGtggccccacagtgtccccacagtgtccccaatgtccccacagtgtcccagtgtccccacagtgtccccggtgtccccacagtgtccccaacgtccccagtgtccccacagtgtccccggtgtccccacagtgtccccaacatccccagtgtccccacagtgtccctggtgtccccaatgtccccagtgttcccacagtgtccccggtgtcccctcagtgtccccacagtgtccccacggtg
It encodes the following:
- the COPZ1 gene encoding coatomer subunit zeta-1, translated to MEALVLEPSLYAVKAIIILDNDGERLFAKYYDDTYPSVKEQRAFEKNIFSKTHRSDSEIALLEGLTVVYKSSIDLYCYVIGSAHQNELMLTAVLNCLFDSLSQMLRKNVERRALLDNMEGLFLAVDEIVDGGVILESDPQQVVHRVAVRGEDVPLTEQTVSQVLQSAKEQIKWSLLR